A part of Winslowiella toletana genomic DNA contains:
- the sspA gene encoding stringent starvation protein SspA, giving the protein MAVAANKRSVMTLFSGPTDIFSHQVRIVLAEKGVSVEIEQIETDNLPQDLIDLNPYRTVPTLVDRELTLYESRIIMEYLDERFPHPPLMPVYPVARGESRLMMHRVEQDWYSLMRKVENGNAQEADAARKQLREELLAIAPLFARTPFFMSEEFSLVDCYLAPLLWRLPQMGIELIGTGSKELKGYMTRVFERDSFLASLTEPEREMRLQTRG; this is encoded by the coding sequence ATGGCTGTCGCTGCCAACAAACGTTCGGTAATGACGCTGTTTTCTGGTCCGACTGACATCTTTAGCCATCAGGTACGTATCGTACTGGCTGAAAAGGGTGTCAGTGTAGAGATCGAGCAGATTGAAACGGATAATCTGCCGCAGGATCTGATTGACCTCAATCCCTATCGCACCGTGCCAACGCTGGTGGATCGCGAGCTGACGCTGTATGAATCTCGCATCATCATGGAATATCTTGATGAGCGTTTCCCGCATCCGCCATTAATGCCGGTTTACCCGGTGGCGCGCGGCGAGAGCCGTCTGATGATGCACCGTGTGGAGCAGGACTGGTACAGCCTGATGCGTAAAGTTGAAAACGGCAATGCGCAGGAAGCTGACGCAGCGCGTAAACAACTGCGTGAAGAGCTGCTGGCTATTGCACCACTGTTCGCCCGCACCCCATTCTTTATGAGCGAAGAATTTAGTCTGGTGGACTGCTATCTGGCGCCGCTGCTGTGGCGTTTACCGCAGATGGGCATTGAGCTGATCGGCACCGGTTCGAAAGAGCTGAAAGGCTATATGACGCGCGTGTTTGAGCGTGATTCCTTCCTGGCTTCCCTGACGGAACCAGAACGTGAAATGCGCCTGCAAACCCGGGGCTGA
- the sspB gene encoding ClpXP protease specificity-enhancing factor, which yields MEMSQLTARRPYLLRAFYEWLLDNQLTPHLVVDINLPGVMVPLEYARDGQIVLNIAPRAVGNLELGNDEVSFNARFGGVPRQVTVPLNAVLAIYARENGAGTMFEPEPAYEEGGENSFMAEQDEPETVMSVIDGDRPDDASDDDNNPDDDPPPRGGRPALRVVK from the coding sequence ATGGAAATGTCGCAACTAACCGCACGTCGTCCTTATCTGCTACGAGCATTTTACGAGTGGCTGCTGGATAACCAGTTGACGCCGCATTTAGTCGTAGACATCAACCTGCCTGGTGTAATGGTGCCGCTGGAATATGCGCGTGATGGACAGATCGTTCTGAATATCGCGCCGCGCGCTGTCGGTAACCTTGAGCTGGGCAATGATGAAGTCAGCTTTAATGCTCGTTTTGGTGGCGTACCGCGTCAGGTAACAGTACCACTGAATGCGGTGCTGGCCATTTATGCGCGTGAGAACGGTGCAGGCACGATGTTTGAGCCTGAACCTGCGTATGAAGAGGGCGGTGAAAACAGCTTTATGGCTGAGCAGGATGAACCGGAAACCGTGATGTCAGTAATTGATGGTGACCGTCCTGATGACGCCAGCGATGACGATAATAATCCTGATGATGATCCGCCTCCGCGCGGTGGTCGTCCGGCGCTTCGCGTTGTTAAATAA
- the rpsI gene encoding 30S ribosomal protein S9: MAENQNYGTGRRKSSSARVFIKPGSGNIVINQRSLEQYFGRETARMVVRQPLELVDMVGKFDLYITVKGGGISGQAGAIRHGITRALMEYDESLRGELRKAGFVTRDARQVERKKVGLRKARRRPQFSKR, encoded by the coding sequence ATGGCTGAGAATCAAAACTACGGCACTGGTCGCCGCAAAAGCTCTTCCGCTCGCGTCTTTATTAAGCCGGGTAGCGGTAACATCGTTATTAACCAGCGTTCTCTGGAACAGTACTTCGGTCGTGAAACTGCCCGCATGGTAGTTCGTCAGCCGCTGGAACTGGTCGACATGGTTGGTAAATTTGATCTGTACATCACTGTTAAAGGTGGTGGTATCTCTGGTCAGGCTGGTGCGATCCGTCACGGTATCACACGCGCTCTGATGGAGTATGACGAGTCACTGCGTGGCGAACTGCGTAAAGCAGGCTTCGTTACTCGTGATGCGCGTCAGGTTGAACGTAAGAAAGTCGGCCTGCGTAAAGCACGTCGTCGTCCACAGTTCTCCAAACGTTAA
- the rplM gene encoding 50S ribosomal protein L13: protein MKTFTAKPETVKRDWYVVDATGKTLGRLATELASRLRGKHKAEYTPHVDTGDYIIVLNAEKVAVTGNKRTDKIYYHHTGHIGGIKQATFEEMIARRPERVIEIAVKGMLPKGPLGRAMYRKLKVYAGNEHTHAAQQPQVLDI, encoded by the coding sequence ATGAAAACTTTTACAGCTAAACCAGAAACCGTAAAACGTGACTGGTACGTTGTCGACGCAACGGGCAAAACTTTAGGTCGCCTGGCGACTGAACTGGCTTCGCGTCTGCGCGGTAAGCACAAAGCGGAATATACTCCGCACGTCGATACTGGTGATTACATCATCGTTCTGAACGCTGAGAAAGTTGCTGTAACCGGCAACAAGCGTACTGACAAGATTTATTACCATCACACCGGTCACATCGGTGGTATCAAGCAAGCGACCTTCGAAGAGATGATTGCTCGCCGTCCTGAGCGTGTGATTGAAATCGCGGTTAAAGGCATGTTGCCAAAGGGCCCGCTGGGTCGTGCTATGTACCGTAAACTGAAAGTTTACGCGGGCAACGAGCACACCCATGCGGCACAGCAACCGCAAGTTCTGGACATTTAA